A part of Paraburkholderia largidicola genomic DNA contains:
- a CDS encoding DUF4148 domain-containing protein, whose product MHIARKLIVLLASASLGIGAAAPAFAQNDAGTDAAGVAASAAKPTKQQKKQARKEARAKKNAELKKLEDAGYQPGRSNDPNYPQDLQDAQKKAGIGAGASQ is encoded by the coding sequence ATGCACATCGCCAGAAAACTGATCGTCCTCCTCGCCTCGGCCTCGTTGGGCATCGGCGCGGCTGCGCCGGCATTTGCGCAAAACGACGCGGGCACGGACGCGGCGGGCGTCGCCGCCTCCGCCGCGAAGCCGACCAAGCAGCAGAAAAAGCAGGCCCGCAAGGAAGCGCGTGCGAAGAAGAACGCCGAGTTGAAGAAGCTCGAAGATGCGGGCTACCAGCCTGGCCGCTCGAACGACCCGAACTACCCGCAAGACTTGCAAGACGCGCAGAAAAAGGCAGGTATTGGCGCGGGCGCGAGCCAGTAA